Proteins found in one Planctomycetes bacterium MalM25 genomic segment:
- a CDS encoding Calcineurin-like phosphoesterase superfamily domain protein — protein MIRQLALPTLVVLALGSLAFHAPAHEGHTPAPEAADQQAAPPGAIVLPPIEGPRPWSDKPILNDPDRFQIAILTDRTGGHRPGVWMDAVRKLNLLRPEFVVSVGDLIEGYTEDRAQIASQWEEFLGFIDAMQMRFFFVAGNHDITNPTMHTIWRERFGREWYSFDYRGVHFLCLNSEDPVQEISEEQLGFIERDLASHADARWTLVFLHKPLWTYAERQLASGGEDRTRWKRVEKMLIDRPHTVFAGHVHNYVQYRRNGRDYYSLATTGGGSRLRGNEYGEFDHITWLTMEADGPQIVNLRLDGILPHDVVTEASARRFREFLRRVTLEVQPILVDDESGFVEGEIGVRLINELGAKVEVTGEIDGLPLRGLTVDPEAISLAVGPTGEATQNVLVRFDEKVGFDRLRRATFTASVTATDSSGGAPLRAERTVPIVIDRRHACPPIAGKPFGPWPERSYETGDTPLLAGASQEWKGPNDAAFSIATAHAEDRLNIRVRVTDERVVDGDKITLVLDGRPESLRLADPRLRRGTSVLVVPAPGSAEPAELQVDAGWRNRPIEGAKAMGRLIQGGYELDINVPNNRLGSRGSADWESFQLSAIQIDVDDPNGAESEVIWRGTPDYRSTNANFARFYRTDP, from the coding sequence ATGATCCGCCAACTCGCTCTGCCGACCCTGGTCGTCCTCGCCCTGGGATCTCTAGCTTTTCATGCCCCAGCGCACGAGGGCCACACGCCCGCGCCCGAAGCGGCCGACCAACAGGCCGCCCCTCCCGGGGCCATTGTGCTGCCACCGATCGAAGGCCCTCGCCCCTGGTCGGATAAGCCCATCCTCAACGACCCGGACCGCTTCCAGATCGCCATCCTGACCGACCGCACGGGGGGGCATCGGCCCGGCGTGTGGATGGACGCGGTGCGTAAGCTGAATCTCTTGCGGCCGGAGTTCGTCGTCTCGGTCGGCGACCTGATCGAGGGCTACACCGAGGACCGGGCGCAGATCGCCAGCCAGTGGGAGGAGTTCCTCGGCTTCATCGACGCGATGCAGATGCGGTTCTTCTTCGTGGCGGGCAACCACGACATCACCAACCCCACGATGCACACGATCTGGCGTGAGCGCTTCGGCCGCGAGTGGTACTCGTTCGACTACCGAGGGGTTCATTTCCTCTGTTTGAACAGCGAAGACCCCGTCCAGGAAATCAGCGAGGAGCAACTCGGGTTCATCGAGCGAGACCTCGCCAGTCACGCCGACGCCCGCTGGACCCTCGTGTTCCTCCACAAGCCACTCTGGACCTACGCCGAACGGCAGCTGGCGTCCGGTGGCGAGGACCGCACACGCTGGAAACGGGTCGAGAAGATGCTGATCGATCGTCCGCACACAGTCTTCGCGGGGCACGTTCATAACTACGTCCAGTACCGACGCAACGGCCGCGACTACTACTCGCTCGCCACCACGGGGGGCGGTTCTCGGCTCCGCGGGAACGAGTACGGCGAGTTCGATCACATCACGTGGCTCACGATGGAAGCGGACGGACCACAAATCGTGAACCTGCGGCTCGACGGCATCCTCCCGCACGACGTGGTGACCGAGGCGTCCGCCCGGCGTTTCCGAGAGTTCCTCCGCCGCGTCACCCTGGAGGTGCAGCCGATCCTGGTCGACGATGAGTCGGGCTTCGTCGAGGGCGAGATCGGGGTACGCCTGATCAACGAACTCGGCGCCAAGGTCGAAGTGACCGGCGAGATCGACGGCCTGCCGCTCCGCGGACTGACCGTTGACCCCGAAGCGATTTCGCTCGCGGTGGGGCCCACCGGCGAGGCGACTCAGAACGTGCTTGTTCGATTCGACGAGAAGGTCGGCTTCGATCGCTTGCGGCGAGCGACTTTCACGGCGAGCGTGACCGCGACCGACTCGTCGGGCGGGGCGCCGCTCCGGGCGGAGCGGACCGTGCCGATCGTCATCGATCGCCGCCACGCCTGCCCGCCGATCGCCGGCAAGCCCTTCGGACCGTGGCCCGAGCGATCGTACGAGACGGGAGACACCCCGCTGCTCGCCGGCGCGAGTCAGGAGTGGAAGGGCCCCAACGACGCCGCCTTCTCGATCGCCACCGCCCACGCCGAGGACCGCCTCAACATCCGCGTCCGGGTGACGGACGAGCGGGTCGTCGATGGAGACAAGATCACGCTCGTCCTCGACGGCAGGCCCGAGTCGCTGCGACTCGCCGACCCACGCTTGCGCCGCGGCACGTCGGTCCTGGTCGTGCCGGCCCCGGGCAGCGCCGAGCCCGCCGAACTCCAAGTCGACGCCGGCTGGCGCAATCGTCCGATCGAGGGCGCCAAAGCCATGGGCCGCTTGATCCAGGGCGGGTACGAACTCGACATCAACGTGCCCAACAACCGCCTCGGCAGTCGGGGGTCGGCGGACTGGGAGAGCTTCCAGCTGTCCGCCATCCAGATCGACGTCGACGACCCCAACGGCGCCGAGAGCGAAGTCATCTGGCGGGGCACACCGGACTACCGAAGCACCAACGCCAACTTCGCCCGGTTCTACCGCACCGATCCCTAG